A single genomic interval of Spirosoma taeanense harbors:
- a CDS encoding NADH-quinone oxidoreductase subunit N — protein MTLADQLIDILNSLGGFGPEIWLSAAFCGLLLVELLLRSVPDRARRWVAVLSIVAVGVAGVWAVLLPTRGFLFMHLLFVDRQAIFFQVVVALGAVFVIWYEILTLPKRLPIEWYSLLVAMTLGLFLMTLSVNLLSIYLSIELVSICSYLLTALTADRKASEGGIKYLLFGSVSSAVMLYGMSLLYGMTGTFDLTADVFGAELARQDGTVAAVAVLLTLAGLLFKLAAVPFHVWTPDAYEAAPVPVAAFFSVGPKAAGVLVLMRLVTALPMQTASAGATMASLQKPLAVLALAGILIGNLSALRQTDAKRLLAYSTIAHAGFLLVGVVALNQAGFEAVLFYAGTYLFISLAAFFLVDLLARSNGSDLTIRHFAGLGPKHPLLSVALTVVMLALTGLPPTVGFTAKLLSFSALFEAYQQSGEGWLLVLFALGLLNALISLVYYLKIPFLLFFRSGPAQPDSAQPAQVSGGAVWLAIGLTIPIIGLFIKPDWLLELVTGW, from the coding sequence TTGACGCTCGCTGATCAACTCATTGATATTCTGAACAGCCTCGGTGGCTTTGGCCCCGAGATCTGGCTATCGGCTGCCTTCTGCGGACTGCTGCTGGTAGAGCTGCTGCTGCGATCGGTCCCGGATCGGGCGCGTCGGTGGGTTGCGGTATTGAGTATTGTCGCCGTGGGTGTTGCAGGTGTATGGGCGGTGCTGCTGCCGACCCGTGGGTTTTTGTTCATGCACCTCCTGTTTGTTGACAGGCAGGCAATTTTTTTTCAGGTAGTGGTTGCTCTGGGTGCGGTGTTCGTTATATGGTATGAAATCCTCACGCTGCCGAAGCGTCTGCCGATCGAATGGTATTCCCTGCTCGTTGCCATGACGCTGGGCCTGTTTCTGATGACGCTGTCGGTCAATCTGCTCAGCATCTATCTCAGCATTGAACTGGTTTCGATCTGTTCGTACCTGCTGACGGCCCTTACCGCCGACCGTAAGGCTTCGGAGGGGGGGATCAAATACCTGCTTTTTGGCTCTGTCAGCTCGGCGGTAATGCTTTACGGGATGTCGCTGCTGTATGGTATGACGGGTACCTTCGATCTGACCGCTGATGTCTTCGGCGCTGAACTGGCCCGGCAGGACGGAACCGTGGCCGCCGTAGCGGTTCTACTGACGCTGGCAGGTCTGTTGTTTAAGCTGGCGGCCGTTCCGTTTCACGTCTGGACACCGGATGCGTACGAAGCCGCTCCCGTTCCGGTAGCGGCTTTCTTCTCGGTTGGCCCAAAGGCGGCCGGGGTGCTGGTCCTGATGCGGCTGGTGACAGCTCTGCCGATGCAGACGGCCTCGGCAGGGGCCACTATGGCTTCGCTGCAGAAACCTTTAGCGGTGCTGGCCCTGGCAGGGATTCTGATCGGTAACCTCTCGGCTCTGCGGCAAACCGATGCCAAACGGCTGCTGGCCTATTCAACCATTGCGCACGCGGGCTTTCTGCTGGTTGGCGTGGTGGCGCTGAACCAGGCCGGTTTCGAAGCGGTGCTGTTCTATGCCGGTACCTACCTGTTTATTTCGCTGGCTGCTTTTTTCCTGGTTGACCTGCTCGCCCGCAGCAACGGCAGTGATCTAACCATCCGCCATTTTGCCGGGTTAGGGCCTAAGCATCCGCTGCTATCGGTAGCCCTGACCGTCGTGATGCTCGCCCTGACGGGCCTGCCGCCAACGGTTGGCTTTACGGCGAAGCTTCTGTCGTTTTCGGCGCTTTTCGAGGCTTACCAGCAAAGCGGAGAAGGCTGGCTGCTGGTTCTCTTCGCCCTGGGTCTGCTCAATGCATTGATCTCGCTGGTTTATTACCTCAAAATACCTTTTCTGCTGTTCTTTCGCTCAGGGCCTGCTCAGCCCGATTCGGCACAACCCGCTCAGGTGTCGGGGGGGGCTGTCTGGCTGGCTATTGGGTTAACAATACCGATTATCGGATTATTTATAAAACCGGACTGGCTGCTTGAATTGGTAACAGGTTGGTGA
- a CDS encoding TerC family protein — protein sequence MSDLFTAESIISLLTLTFLEIVLGIDNIIFISIAANKLSAGEQPKARNIGLILAMAFRLLLLLGISFVISLSKPFTHVDTGWFKAALTGQSLILFAGGLFLLYKATSEIHHKLEGAPEGNETGSTKGRATIGSVVAQIAVTNIVFSIDSILTAIGLTQNVAIMMIAVIVSVVIMMFFAGPVGRFVNEHPTIQMLGLAFLIMIGFMLVAEGAHLSEVVVFKQEIGTVPKGYLYFAIAFSLLVEFLNIRLRKSQNPVQLRTYDGQPRQDGLL from the coding sequence ATGAGCGACCTATTTACTGCCGAATCCATCATCAGCCTGTTGACCCTGACGTTTCTGGAGATCGTTCTGGGTATTGACAACATCATTTTTATCTCTATTGCGGCCAATAAACTCTCTGCCGGCGAACAGCCCAAAGCCCGGAACATCGGTTTGATTCTGGCAATGGCATTCCGGCTGCTGCTGCTGCTGGGTATTTCATTTGTTATCTCCCTGAGTAAGCCGTTTACACATGTCGATACGGGCTGGTTCAAAGCCGCCCTGACGGGTCAGAGCCTGATTCTGTTCGCCGGGGGACTGTTCCTGCTCTATAAGGCTACGTCCGAAATCCACCACAAGCTGGAAGGGGCCCCTGAAGGGAACGAAACAGGCAGCACCAAAGGCCGCGCAACCATCGGGAGCGTGGTTGCGCAGATTGCCGTGACTAACATCGTTTTCTCGATTGATTCCATCCTGACGGCTATCGGGCTGACGCAGAACGTAGCGATCATGATGATCGCCGTTATTGTATCGGTTGTCATTATGATGTTCTTTGCCGGACCCGTTGGCCGGTTTGTCAATGAACACCCTACGATTCAGATGCTAGGTCTGGCGTTTCTGATCATGATCGGTTTCATGCTCGTTGCTGAAGGTGCGCACCTGTCGGAGGTAGTCGTCTTCAAGCAGGAAATCGGAACGGTACCCAAAGGTTATCTTTACTTTGCCATCGCGTTCTCGCTGCTGGTCGAATTCCTGAATATTCGTCTGCGCAAGAGCCAGAACCCGGTCCAGCTGCGCACTTACGACGGGCAGCCCCGGCAAGATGGATTACTTTAA